DNA sequence from the Tachysurus fulvidraco isolate hzauxx_2018 chromosome 1, HZAU_PFXX_2.0, whole genome shotgun sequence genome:
TTtttgtgtggagaaaaacaGGCAGCACTTACGGATAACGGCATCCTACTAGCGGTGTTGCTTGGCGATTGATCTGTGATGGGGTCGTATGTCGGCCAGTGACACAGACCACAGGTAAATGTAAGAATAGATGTGGTATCTTCACAGTACCATGAACATACTGAATGTTTGTCTAAATCTAAAACGTGTGAAACCCACAAAGCTTTCTGCAAGATAGAGAGGGAGCAAAGGCATTCGACCAGAAGAGAAAGATTTCCAGTCGGCTACAAAAACGTGTGTATGATATCTGCCAACGTTGGGATCACTAAATACTGACTTAGTagtgtttcatttttaattgcaTAATATACAAAGTAAATGTGTTAACAACATTGTATCtcatataaaatattgtaataaaagacatttctccatttaaaaaaaaaaaaaaaaaaaaagtgttattggTGcaggggtgccaaaacttttatATACCACTGTATATTTTAAGGTTTTACACAAAgtgtactaaaaaaaaataagtaacagTTATGGGATGttagtttttatgtttttttaggGATTAAATAAAGGTTTGTCTCTGCTGTCTGTATTTTAGTACTGAatgttgaataaataaagtttgttaCGCACTGAACTTTGAACCGGTAACGAATCAAACTGTTTCCTGTGAAACAGAAGACTTGCAGAGATGTGCAACCTTATACAGAAACCACACCTGAGCccagctgattaaacaggtggtgTCAGAAGTGTCTCCTGCTTGATTACAGTGAAAACCTGAACCCACACCGGGCTTGAGCTCAACTCTACTGATTATGGGGTGTGGAATCTGTAGCCAGGAACAGTCAATTCTGGACTGAACTCGGCCTGCTGCTATGGCAACACACACCAAAGATAGTGTAAGGGAAATCACTAATCTTCTCAAGAGCACTTTCACCACTAATTTATATTCTCCACCTACTGAATGGGGCTTTTCTAAACCTATACACATGTGAATGAACGTATCAGAAATAAACGTTAGCATCACATTAGCTTGTACCTTGAAGGACAGAATGTTTTGGTCATCTATGAAGCCATCTTACCTTTTCCTTAGCTGTGACAACACTGAAAACAGAAACTCGTACAAATGTAAAGTGGAATAAAGTCATGGGAAATTCTGAGCTCAACAAAAACTCCAACAAGCAGGAGAGAGAATAGTGTAAATAAGAAAGTCTGTTTATTCAgtaaacacaaatattaaatattttgtatagatttgattgagaaattatttaaatagagCTAGTCAGTAAGAGACGTTCAGTCAGTTCATTTCTGTAACCAGCTCACATTAAGCTTAACTATTTTAAATAGAGCTTCATGCAACATGCATAAACAGGCATGTCGGAAGTGTCATCTCACAGGTGTGGCATCCTACAGGTGTGGTGTTCTACAGGTGTGGCGTTCTACAGGTGTGGTGTACTACAGGTGTGGAGCTGCCCAGGTGTGGTGTTCTACAGGTGTGGTGTTCTACAGGTGTGGCATCCTACAGGTGTGGCATCCTACAGGTGTGGTGTTCTACAGGTGTGGTGTACTACAGGTGTGGTGTACTACAGGTGTGAAGCCTCGCTGGTGTGGTGTGGCATCTCCCAGGTTGGTGTACTACAGGTGTGGAGCCTCGCTGGTGTGGTGTACTACAGGTGTGGTGTACTACAGGTGTGAAGCCTCGCTGGTGTGGTGTACTACAGGTGTGAAGCCTCGCTGGTGTGGTGTACTACAGGTGTGAAGCCTCGCTGGTGTGGTGTGGCATCTCCCAGGTTGGTGTACTACAGGTGTGGAGCCTCGCTGGTGTGGTGTACTACAGGTGTGGTGTACTACAGGTGTGGTGTACTACAGGTGTGAAGCCTCGCTGGTGTGGTGTACTACAGGTGTGGTGTACTACAGGTGTGAAGCCTCGCTGGTGTGGTGTGGCATCTCCCAGGTTGGTGGATTTGATAGCACAATAGTTCAAAAtctattcaaaatattttcaggACTTCCTGTTAAGCAATGACAGTGACTTAAATATCCAACCACTGACCCCATAGTTCCTCATTAAGTCCCAAAGCTAAATGGtacagttgaagtaaacagttgATGTTAGCTTGATGAATTAGCtattagctgtgtgtttgtcctcTTTAACGTGACCCGCAATGTCACTGGACACACCGATGGTGTTGGAGTTGACTACTGCGATTGAAACTCTTGCCACACTCACAGCAATGGTAGGGTTTCTCTCCGGTGTGGATGCGCTGGTGCTGCTGTAAAGTACTCTGTTGGGCGAAACATTTTCCGCACTGTGTGCagtgatacggcttctctccagtgtgaatgcgctggtgctGCCGGAGGACACTGGGGGAAATAAAACTCCTCCCACACTGGAAACAGTGGTAGGGTTTCTCTCCGGTGTGGATGCGCTGGTGTCGCTGAAGATGGCCTTTCTCAGTGAAACTCCTCCCGCACTCAGAGCACTGATACGGCTTCTCCCCAGTGTGAGTGCGCTGGTGTTGCCGGAGATGACTCTGCTGTGTGAAGCTCTTCCCACATTGTGAGCAGATGTATGGTTTATCTCCTGTGTGAGTGCGCTGGTGTCGCTGGAGATCATCTCTTTCTGTGAAACTCTTCCCACATtccgagcagtgatacggtTTCTCTCCGGTGTGGACGCGCTGGTGTCGTTGGAGAGTACATTGCTGACTAAAACTCTTTCCGCACACCAAGCagtgatacggcttctctcctgtgtggaTGCGCTGGTGTTTCTGGAGAGAATTTTGCTGATTAAAACGTTTTCCACACTGGACGCagtgatacggcttctctcctgtgtggaTGCGCTGGTGAGTTTGGAGAGTGCTCTGCTGAGTAAAACTCTTTCCACACAGTGAGCATCGGTACGGTTTCTCTCCTCTATGGAGACGCTGGTGTTTTCTGAGGTGATCTGCTGGAGGAAAACTCACCCCCCGGTCTGAGTAGTGGTGGATTGTTTTAGGCATTTGTCTGTGGATGGTGTTTATGGAGATCAGAAGTCTTTTCCTCACTCCTATAGCTTCTTCTAGACATCACAGGATGTTGCTCATATCTGGACcagaaaatcagaaaacatAGAAACTAATTGAAATGGCTGAACAGAATAAATGTAACACTATATTAATGTATGATTGTAATTTTGGGGTTATGAATTAAAGATGATCCTGCATGCAAGCTGACAGGTTCTCCACTCCTACACATTGCAAACCTCCATCCTGCTGCACCTGAATAATTCTTACATTTAGCAGAagtctttatccagagtgacttacattgttATTTCAATGTataacaactgagcaattgagggttaagggccttgctcaggggcccagcagtggctgcttggtggacctggggtttgaacccatgacctttcgATCATTAGTCCGACACCTTAACCGCTGAGCTACCCATTTTGTGCCACACTCCATCTTCTAGCCAAAGACCTGCATCAAGACTGCATTTGTCCTGCACTCAGGTCATGGAGTGGAATGTTCCAGGCTGGAGAAcatcagagaaagaaaaagaaagctttACAGAATGTATTCTATGATTAAAGCTGAAGTTTAACTCACCACATGAGCAGAACATCTGACTGTGATGGAGAAAGAGCTCTGTATTAAACACTGCAGCTTGGCTTCTTCTGTTGCTGTCACTTCATGTCCGTGTGTTACAGCGCCATGCTGCTGTACCGCCACCTGCTGGACTCTTATTCTCCCTTTACATATCTGTGTAATTATAAGTTATTTATTCAGCACCGCCTCCATGTTCTCCATATTTAGGTGACTGTATTTCtgaccaattattttttttcccgcCCCAACATCATTTTTGGAATTAATCTgtttaagaaaacaaacagcaggTAAAACAGTTATTACATTTCCTCTCATTTAAACTCAACACCTGGACTGAAACTGTTACTCTActtcttcacctcttcctcTCATGTGCACAACCTACTTCTAGGTGATTGAAACTTGTCTTGTCATTGGCTGTGTCTCAATCCTGGCTCTTCATTGCAGTGCAGACTTTCCTGACAGAAGAGCAGACAAGACTCTTCGCCTGATTGAATACATCACTTATCTGTTTCAATCTTCACCCAAAGATTGAACGATAAACCTCATGTCGACTCTCAGGCCTTACACAGACAAGAGGAGAGCAGGGGATGAGTCTGATTCCACATCTGTTATGAACCATGATCATGTTTCTCTGATCGTTTATCTGCACACTTCTGATGTCTAACACAGTTACCTCCCTGTACCAGGTGTCCCTGTAGGCAGCGAGTGCACACATGTACATGTCCTCCTGAGCTTTACTGAATTCTATAAGAAGAAGATATGTTCAATTCTGTATTGAGCAGTACGTTCATCAGCTGAAAGTAATCAATAGAGTGGATTTGAAGCCAAGTGTCTTGTGAACACGAGTCTGTATATTAGCAGAGAAAAATGGAAAGAGTCGAATGGAAAGATTAATGAAGTCAAgaaatcagtttatttattaaacacactgtAAGATATTTAAGATAACGTGAATAAATCAAAtgatcactgaacacactggTGTTGAGTCGGGTGTGTAAATCTCCTCCCACACAGCAGACTCGTACGGAGTCTCTCCTTTGTGAGTGCGCTGGTGTTGTTGGAGGTGACCCTGCTGTATGAAGTTCTTCCCGCACTGCGTGCAGTGATACGGCTTCTCCCCGGTGTGGATGCGCTGGTGCTGCTGCAGGGCGGTTTGCTGTTTGAAACTCTTCCCGCAGTCTGTGCAGTGATACGGCTTCTCCCCGGTGTGGATGCGGCGGTGTCGCTGGAGAGTTCCATGCTCTGTGAAACTGCGTCCGCACTGGGAGcactgatacggcttctctccggTGTGGATGCGCTGGTGGTGCTGGAGGGTGCTGTGGTTGGTGAAGTGTTTCCCACACAGCGAGCAGTGATAGGGCTTCTCCCCCGTGTGGATGCGTTGGTGTCGTCTCAGGTTACTCTGTATGGTGAAACTGGTGCCGCACTGCGAGCAgcgatacggcttctctcccgTGTGGATGCGCTGGTGTCGCTGAAAAGTGCTCTGCTGATTAAAACTCTTACCACACAGTAAACAGTGGTGAGTTTTCTCTCCGGTGTGGATGCGCTGGTGTCGCTGAAGGCTGCTGTGCTGAGcgaaactcttcccacactcggAGCACTGGTACGACTTCTCTCCTTTACGGGCGGTTGTtctactctgtctgtgtgtgcagttcGAGTCAGAAGTCTCGGACTGAGTGTCACAGCTTGTTCCAGACATCAGGCTGCAACAGGGCATCCTTCATATCTAGAGCAGACCATTAGGAACAAATAGAAGAGCGACAATcgatttacttttattattgttgtgtttgatAAATAATCAGACCGTTTCCAGTAGCAGCTCTTTCTTACTCTGGTCTTCAGATGAGGGAGACCGTGAAATGTTCTCTCTCATCTGAAGACCAGAGTAAGAAAGAGCTGCTActggaaacacacaaacacacacatacatatacatacacacacacacacacacaccttatctcGACCTCCAACATCCTCCGAGATTTTTATATCACAACCTTCACTGTTCTACACACTGGTTTCTAGcaggggcacaaacttttgaaCACTGGAATGTGTTTTTCA
Encoded proteins:
- the LOC125138397 gene encoding zinc finger protein 239-like is translated as MPCCSLMSGTSCDTQSETSDSNCTHRQSRTTARKGEKSYQCSECGKSFAQHSSLQRHQRIHTGEKTHHCLLCGKSFNQQSTFQRHQRIHTGEKPYRCSQCGTSFTIQSNLRRHQRIHTGEKPYHCSLCGKHFTNHSTLQHHQRIHTGEKPYQCSQCGRSFTEHGTLQRHRRIHTGEKPYHCTDCGKSFKQQTALQQHQRIHTGEKPYHCTQCGKNFIQQGHLQQHQRTHKGETPYESAVWEEIYTPDSTPVCSVII
- the LOC113640184 gene encoding zinc finger protein 239-like, yielding MPKTIHHYSDRGVSFPPADHLRKHQRLHRGEKPYRCSLCGKSFTQQSTLQTHQRIHTGEKPYHCVQCGKRFNQQNSLQKHQRIHTGEKPYHCLVCGKSFSQQCTLQRHQRVHTGEKPYHCSECGKSFTERDDLQRHQRTHTGDKPYICSQCGKSFTQQSHLRQHQRTHTGEKPYQCSECGRSFTEKGHLQRHQRIHTGEKPYHCFQCGRSFISPSVLRQHQRIHTGEKPYHCTQCGKCFAQQSTLQQHQRIHTGEKPYHCCECGKSFNRSSQLQHHRCVQ